A section of the Bryobacteraceae bacterium genome encodes:
- the murC gene encoding UDP-N-acetylmuramate--L-alanine ligase yields MFFRPQPLHFTGIGGIGMSGLALLCHRLGCRVSGSDLRQTALTARLASLGIRIATGHAAENIPPEARALIVTSAVKQDNPELTEARRRGLPIATRGELLAELMRGSRGIAIAGSHGKTTTTSMLACAALHAGLDPTVYVGTLAPFLDGWNARPGGPLFIAETDESDGSFLELAPESAVITNIDREHLDYWSTFEAAQDAFLRFANRVSISGILAISTDDPHARALAARVRRKAVTYGQSADANLRIEDVRLEAVGSRFRLCLDGAALGEFELRVPGAHNVLNATACAAILLHLGLKPGEIRAGLAAYQGTGRRMEWKGSAAGVDVIDDYGHHPAEIRATLAALRLRAPRRLVVLFQPHRYSRTRLLWDEFLHAFDQADLVLITDIYAASETPVEGVSGEALARAIAAAGHRGCRYAGSLGEAIRVAAAALHEGDLLLTLGAGDVTHAGPAVLDMLREAQHGPQKSEGNI; encoded by the coding sequence ATGTTTTTTCGGCCCCAACCCCTGCATTTCACCGGCATCGGCGGCATTGGCATGAGCGGCCTGGCGCTGCTGTGCCACCGGCTCGGGTGCAGGGTTTCGGGCTCCGACCTTCGCCAGACGGCGCTCACCGCGCGGCTGGCGTCGCTCGGCATCCGCATCGCCACGGGCCACGCCGCGGAGAACATCCCACCGGAAGCGCGCGCTCTCATCGTCACCTCCGCGGTGAAGCAGGACAACCCCGAGCTCACTGAGGCGCGCCGCCGCGGCCTGCCCATCGCCACCCGCGGCGAGCTTCTGGCCGAGCTGATGCGCGGCTCGCGCGGCATCGCCATCGCCGGCAGTCATGGCAAGACCACCACCACGTCGATGCTCGCCTGCGCAGCGCTGCACGCCGGGCTGGATCCGACGGTCTACGTGGGTACTCTGGCGCCGTTTCTTGACGGCTGGAACGCGCGGCCCGGCGGTCCCCTGTTCATCGCCGAAACAGACGAAAGCGATGGCAGCTTCCTCGAACTCGCCCCCGAGAGCGCTGTCATTACCAACATCGACCGCGAGCACCTCGACTACTGGTCGACGTTCGAAGCCGCCCAGGACGCGTTCCTCCGCTTCGCCAACCGGGTCTCGATCTCGGGCATCCTCGCCATTTCCACCGATGACCCGCACGCCCGCGCGCTGGCGGCGCGGGTCCGCCGCAAGGCGGTCACCTACGGCCAGTCCGCGGATGCGAATCTGCGGATTGAAGACGTGCGGCTCGAGGCCGTCGGCAGCCGTTTCCGGCTGTGTCTGGACGGCGCGGCGCTCGGCGAATTCGAGCTTCGCGTCCCGGGCGCGCACAATGTCCTGAACGCGACGGCCTGCGCCGCCATCCTGCTCCACCTGGGCCTGAAGCCCGGCGAGATCCGCGCCGGGCTGGCGGCCTATCAGGGCACAGGCCGCCGCATGGAGTGGAAGGGCTCGGCAGCGGGCGTCGACGTCATCGACGACTACGGGCACCACCCGGCGGAGATCCGCGCCACGCTGGCTGCCTTGCGCCTGCGCGCCCCGCGCCGCCTCGTTGTGCTCTTCCAGCCGCACCGCTACTCGCGCACGCGGTTGCTGTGGGATGAGTTTCTCCACGCCTTTGACCAGGCCGACCTCGTCCTGATTACCGATATTTATGCCGCTTCGGAGACGCCCGTCGAAGGCGTCAGCGGGGAAGCGCTCGCCCGCGCCATCGCCGCCGCCGGCCATCGCGGCTGCCGCTACGCGGGCAGCCTCGGCGAAGCCATCCGCGTCGCCGCCGCCGCGCTTCACGAGGGCGACCTGCTGCTGACTCTCGGCGCCGGCGACGTCACTCACGCCGGACCGGCCGTGCTTGACATGCTCCGGGAGGCCCAACATGGCCCGCAAAAGAGCGAAGGAAACATCTGA
- the ftsA gene encoding cell division protein FtsA, which produces MARNIEIAAGLDVGSHWVRLVAVSVEDGFVHYRGHAAALSRGWHRGQIADQTALAASIRSVFEECSRRLGQPVISAVVGVGGPNIRCRQGRGVYDFGPRRPIQKEDLEQSVKFAMQSPVEAGRMLLQALPQDFTVDGGPPVPHPIGVECERLEAHVLLVTVPRQEHEALVSAVQQANVQVEETVFEAMAAAYASILPEERACGVALADIGAHSTGIVFYDGDSMLFAAGLPISGDHFTRDLCTVHGVAYEEAERLKLAYGCVHTSPGGDNIIIQLPSDSSRPGREISRRALIETLEARAGQLFSIIEDCRARFARDVQLGEGLVLCGGGSQMEGMVEEAERILHCPARLGVARGILEWPEELYSPVWTIAAGLAMYSARLQERRERRSGPGLLGLLWRK; this is translated from the coding sequence GTGGCACGCAACATTGAAATTGCCGCAGGACTGGACGTCGGCAGCCATTGGGTCCGCCTTGTCGCCGTGAGCGTCGAAGACGGATTCGTGCATTACCGCGGCCATGCCGCGGCCCTCTCGCGCGGCTGGCACCGTGGCCAGATCGCCGATCAGACGGCCCTGGCGGCCAGCATCCGCAGCGTCTTCGAGGAGTGCTCCCGGCGGCTGGGCCAGCCGGTGATCAGCGCCGTGGTCGGCGTCGGCGGCCCGAACATCCGCTGCCGGCAGGGCCGGGGCGTCTATGACTTCGGCCCGCGCCGCCCGATTCAGAAGGAAGATCTCGAGCAGTCGGTCAAGTTCGCCATGCAGTCGCCGGTGGAGGCGGGCCGGATGCTGCTCCAGGCTCTGCCCCAGGACTTCACCGTCGATGGCGGACCGCCCGTGCCTCACCCGATCGGCGTCGAGTGCGAGCGGCTGGAAGCGCACGTCCTGCTGGTCACCGTGCCGAGGCAGGAACACGAGGCGCTGGTCAGCGCGGTGCAGCAGGCCAATGTGCAGGTGGAAGAGACCGTCTTTGAAGCGATGGCCGCAGCCTACGCTTCGATCCTGCCCGAGGAGCGCGCCTGTGGCGTCGCGCTGGCCGACATCGGCGCCCATTCCACCGGCATCGTCTTCTACGACGGCGACTCCATGCTGTTCGCCGCCGGATTGCCCATCTCCGGCGACCACTTCACCCGGGATCTGTGCACGGTGCACGGCGTCGCCTACGAGGAGGCCGAGCGGCTGAAGCTCGCTTACGGGTGCGTGCACACGAGTCCGGGCGGGGACAACATCATCATCCAGCTTCCGTCGGACAGTTCGCGCCCGGGGCGCGAAATCAGCCGCCGGGCGCTGATCGAGACGCTGGAGGCGCGGGCCGGCCAGCTCTTTTCGATCATCGAAGACTGCCGTGCGCGCTTCGCGCGGGACGTCCAGCTCGGCGAGGGGCTGGTGCTGTGCGGCGGCGGCTCGCAGATGGAAGGCATGGTCGAGGAAGCCGAGCGCATTCTGCATTGTCCGGCGCGGCTTGGCGTCGCGCGCGGGATTCTGGAATGGCCGGAAGAGCTGTATTCGCCCGTGTGGACCATCGCCGCCGGGCTCGCCATGTATTCGGCGCGCCTTCAGGAGAGGCGTGAACGCCGCAGCGGTCCGGGCCTGCTCGGGCTGCTTTGGAGAAAATGA